One region of Miscanthus floridulus cultivar M001 chromosome 19, ASM1932011v1, whole genome shotgun sequence genomic DNA includes:
- the LOC136529708 gene encoding LOB domain-containing protein 22-like — protein MPTPPAARRAPTWSSSSGGATSSGSASPSYSSDPSSSSPPALVPTSSSAPSSSPPHAAPSSDSRGTSAPSPQPPSCAACRHQRRKCPPHCLLKHYFVADEPDKFRNALRMFGVKNLQRMLWKVPPPRRDVCMQTIVYESNLRAADPVRGCCGVIEDLENQLMDTAVELEVLRRRLESYRQMARGSQPPNPLAIQQQLMARTSDDMQAQGPYGVPPAANELTATQPQLSAMEMEVEPQLSQVQPQLSTMPP, from the coding sequence ATGCCAACACCACCGGCGGCGCGAAGGGCGCCGACGTGGTCTTCGTCATCTGGCGGCGCGACATCGTCAGGATCCGCCTCGCCGTCGTATTCCTCGGATCCGTCCTCGTCCTCGCCCCCGGCCCTGGTCCCCACCAGCAGCAGCGCGCCCTCGTCCTCGCCCCCACACGCGGCGCCGTCATCTGACAGCAGAGGCACGTCGGCGCCTTCGCCACAGCCGCCGTCCTGCGCCGCGTGCAGGCACCAGCGGCGCAAGTGCCCGCCGCACTGCCTCCTGAAGCACTACTTCGTCGCCGATGAGCCCGACAAGTTCCGGAACGCGCTCCGGATGTTCGGCGTCAAGAACTTGCAGCGCATGCTCTGGAAGGTTCCGCCGCCGAGACGGGACGTGTGCATGCAGACCATCGTCTACGAGTCTAACCTACGCGCGGCGGACCCCGTGCGCGGCTGCTGCGGAGTAATCGAAGACCTGGAGAACCAGCTCATGGACACCGCCGTCGAGCTTGAGGTGCTGCGGCGACGGCTGGAGTCGTACCGGCAAATGGCACGCGGCTCCCAGCCACCTAATCCTCTGGCGATACAGCAGCAATTGATGGCAAGGACGAGCGACGACATGCAAGCGCAAGGCCCATACGGCGTGCCACCGGCGGCGAACGAGCTCACCGCGACACAGCCACAATTATCCGcgatggagatggaggtggagccGCAATTATCGCAAGTGCAGCCACAACTCTCCACGATGCCGCCATAA